The sequence GGGCAGCAGGGCCGGTCGGGCCAGCCGCTCGGCCGTGGACCGATGGTCGGCCAGTGCCCAGAGGCAGGCGAACCAGGCGCCGTCGCCCGCGTACACCTCGCCGGTGTCGGCGATCACTGTGAGGTCGCGCAGCGTCGCGTCGTGGTCCAGGCCGGGGAAGCGCCGCCGGGCCTCGGCGGACCCGGCCGGCACGAACTCCAGGGGTACGAGTTGGGCGCGGGACGACAACCAGCGGCGGGCGGCCCGGCAGAGCGGGCAGGCCGCGTCGAACAGGACGGTGAACCCCCGGACC comes from Micromonospora vinacea and encodes:
- a CDS encoding thiol-disulfide oxidoreductase DCC family protein gives rise to the protein MTVSPTGGVGRLPDPTAHSGGGVRGFTVLFDAACPLCRAARRWLSSRAQLVPLEFVPAGSAEARRRFPGLDHDATLRDLTVIADTGEVYAGDGAWFACLWALADHRSTAERLARPALLPLARQTVAAASAIRERIRDPSAEPADETAGYGGPDDRAACADDRCG